The Virgibacillus phasianinus genome includes a window with the following:
- a CDS encoding ROK family glucokinase, whose translation MMENVLIGVDIGGTTIKIGFLTEDGLILNKYEIPTNKNNEGMQIIPDLAQSIKNKTKDLEISQERILGIGVGAPGFIVGDKGYVEEAVNIGWKKIDLGNKLSEESQLPVFVENDANLAALGENWKGSGNEASNFVAITLGTGVGGGIIANGQLLSGVNGTAGEIGHITVNPDGYPCNCGKNGCLETVASATGIARQAIKVIETNPSSNLAKHYHEHRDVSSKDVFDLARTGDQDCQRIIDRTGDVLGLVLSNIATIVNPSKIVIGGGVSKAGKPLLDAINQSFCIYALERLTKACSIETAQLGNDAGIYGAAYLVKERLGNKK comes from the coding sequence ATGATGGAAAATGTATTAATTGGTGTAGATATCGGTGGAACAACCATAAAAATTGGCTTTCTTACGGAAGACGGACTGATCTTAAACAAATATGAAATACCCACAAATAAAAATAATGAAGGTATGCAAATAATACCCGATTTGGCACAATCAATTAAAAACAAAACAAAGGATCTGGAAATAAGCCAAGAACGAATACTGGGAATAGGGGTTGGAGCCCCAGGGTTTATCGTAGGGGATAAAGGGTACGTTGAGGAAGCTGTAAATATTGGATGGAAAAAAATTGACTTAGGCAATAAGTTAAGTGAAGAATCTCAATTGCCAGTCTTTGTTGAAAATGATGCAAACTTGGCAGCGCTGGGTGAAAATTGGAAGGGATCAGGAAACGAGGCAAGCAATTTTGTAGCCATTACACTAGGGACGGGTGTAGGAGGGGGCATCATAGCAAATGGTCAGCTCCTCAGTGGTGTCAACGGAACCGCTGGTGAAATTGGTCATATAACAGTAAACCCTGATGGATACCCTTGTAATTGTGGGAAAAACGGTTGCTTAGAAACAGTAGCATCTGCGACAGGAATCGCAAGACAAGCAATAAAAGTAATAGAAACAAATCCATCTAGCAATCTGGCAAAGCATTATCATGAACATCGTGATGTAAGTTCAAAGGACGTGTTTGATTTAGCCCGTACTGGGGATCAGGACTGTCAGAGGATTATTGACCGAACTGGAGATGTTCTTGGGCTAGTCCTTTCCAACATTGCTACAATAGTAAATCCGTCAAAAATAGTAATTGGTGGAGGTGTTTCGAAAGCTGGAAAACCACTATTAGATGCAATTAATCAGTCGTTTTGCATTTATGCACTGGAAAGGCTAACCAAGGCATGTTCCATTGAAACGGCGCAGCTTGGTAATGATGCGGGAATCTATGGAGCTGCCTATTTGGTAAAGGAAAGACTAGGGAACAAAAAATAA